In one window of Gemmatimonadota bacterium DNA:
- a CDS encoding OsmC family protein: MQRSANARWSGDLKSGTGSIRVGSGAFEGPYSFVSRFEGSGDTNPEELLGAAHAGCFSMALSLALSLAGHPPTSVTTTATVTLDKVGAGFGITGIALSTRGVVPGVSAAEFRRLAEETKVGCIISKALSAVPMTLDAQLLPG; encoded by the coding sequence ATGCAACGCAGCGCGAACGCCCGCTGGTCCGGCGACCTCAAGTCCGGGACCGGCAGCATCCGGGTCGGCAGCGGCGCCTTCGAAGGGCCCTACTCGTTCGTCAGCCGCTTCGAGGGGTCCGGCGATACCAACCCGGAAGAGCTGCTCGGCGCCGCCCACGCCGGCTGCTTCTCGATGGCCCTGTCCCTCGCGCTCTCCCTGGCCGGCCACCCGCCCACCAGCGTCACCACCACCGCCACCGTCACCCTCGACAAGGTGGGCGCCGGCTTCGGCATCACCGGGATCGCGCTCTCCACCCGGGGGGTGGTGCCCGGGGTGAGTGCGGCGGAGTTCCGGCGCCTGGCCGAGGAAACAAAGGTGGGCTGCATCATCTCCAAGGCGCTCTCGGCGGTCCCCATGACGCTCGACGCCCAGCTGCTGCCCGGCTGA
- a CDS encoding GNAT family N-acetyltransferase, whose product MITLQPVEPAHAATLQPLLEDPEVTGPTPLPHPYPADGAREFAARAVALRAAGTQYSYTICEDGQPIGVTLLKEVHRVPGEAELGYWLGRPFWGGGRATAAAGATVAIAFGELGLVALRAICRADHAASLRVLAKLGFEETRRFVDHHPKWPEGWPHVELRLTRPA is encoded by the coding sequence GTGATCACCCTCCAGCCGGTGGAACCGGCCCATGCGGCCACCCTGCAGCCGCTGCTCGAGGATCCCGAGGTGACCGGGCCGACGCCACTGCCCCACCCCTACCCGGCGGACGGCGCCCGGGAGTTCGCGGCTCGCGCGGTGGCGCTCCGCGCCGCGGGCACCCAGTACTCCTACACCATCTGCGAGGACGGACAGCCGATCGGCGTGACGCTCCTCAAGGAGGTGCACCGGGTGCCGGGGGAGGCGGAGCTCGGCTACTGGCTCGGGCGCCCCTTCTGGGGTGGCGGGCGGGCCACGGCGGCCGCCGGCGCCACGGTGGCGATCGCCTTCGGGGAACTGGGACTGGTGGCGCTGCGCGCCATCTGCCGGGCCGACCACGCCGCGTCGCTCCGGGTGCTCGCCAAGCTCGGCTTCGAGGAGACCCGCCGCTTCGTGGACCACCATCCCAAGTGGCCGGAGGGCTGGCCCCACGTGGAGCTCCGGCTCACGCGCCCGGCGTAG
- a CDS encoding HAD family phosphatase codes for MTGPSFAFLIFDLDGVLLDFHPERRLARLATITGLAPAFLQAAIWDADFERAAEAGAWPTGAAYLAEFNARIGMTVSREQWIAARREAMTPRAAVIGYLRRLKERVPLALLTNNGALLLEALPQLCGDVTDLFGDRLHASFQFGARKPDPAVYQRLLARHGVPPSAALMVDDDARNVAGAVAAGLAGYRYEGLDALAAFLEPRLPPRQG; via the coding sequence ATGACCGGCCCCTCCTTCGCCTTCCTCATCTTTGACCTCGACGGGGTGCTGCTCGACTTCCATCCCGAGCGCCGGCTGGCGCGGCTGGCCACGATCACGGGCCTCGCGCCGGCGTTCCTGCAGGCCGCCATCTGGGACGCGGACTTCGAGCGGGCGGCGGAGGCGGGGGCGTGGCCCACCGGCGCGGCCTACCTCGCCGAGTTCAACGCGCGGATCGGCATGACGGTGAGCCGGGAGCAGTGGATCGCGGCGCGGCGGGAGGCGATGACCCCGCGGGCGGCCGTGATCGGCTACCTCCGGCGGCTCAAGGAGCGGGTGCCGCTGGCGCTGCTGACCAACAACGGGGCGCTGCTTCTCGAGGCCCTGCCCCAGCTCTGCGGCGACGTGACCGACCTCTTCGGCGACCGGCTCCACGCCTCGTTCCAGTTCGGCGCCCGCAAGCCGGACCCCGCGGTGTACCAGCGGCTGCTGGCCCGGCATGGGGTCCCGCCGTCCGCGGCGCTCATGGTGGACGACGACGCCCGCAACGTGGCGGGCGCGGTGGCCGCCGGGCTGGCGGGGTACCGCTACGAGGGGCTCGACGCGCTGGCCGCGTTCCTGGAGCCGCGCCTCCCCCCCCGCCAAGGCTGA
- a CDS encoding DUF1697 domain-containing protein has product MARVVAFLRAINVGGHTVTMARLKALFEAQGLGSVETFIASGNVIFESRATRLDRLEATLAAHLEAELGYGVAVFLRTGAELAAIASHPAFPPGEVRGAYAVHVAFLGAPPSRAAARTVAGFTTAEDAFHVRGREVYWLCRIRTSDSAFSNVRFEKVLGMPATFRNRNTLDRIVAKYGFAAAPGRRPG; this is encoded by the coding sequence GTGGCGCGTGTCGTGGCGTTCCTCCGGGCCATCAACGTGGGTGGCCACACCGTGACCATGGCGCGGCTCAAGGCGCTGTTCGAGGCCCAGGGGCTCGGCAGCGTCGAGACCTTCATCGCGAGCGGCAACGTGATCTTCGAGAGCCGGGCCACGCGCCTCGACCGGCTCGAGGCCACCCTGGCCGCCCACCTCGAAGCGGAGCTGGGCTACGGCGTGGCCGTCTTCCTGCGCACCGGGGCCGAGCTCGCGGCCATCGCGAGCCACCCGGCGTTCCCTCCGGGTGAGGTGCGGGGTGCCTACGCGGTGCACGTGGCCTTCCTGGGTGCGCCCCCCTCGCGGGCGGCCGCCCGGACCGTGGCCGGGTTCACCACGGCCGAGGATGCCTTCCACGTGCGGGGCCGGGAGGTCTACTGGCTGTGTCGCATCCGGACCAGCGACTCCGCGTTCAGCAACGTGCGCTTCGAGAAGGTGCTCGGAATGCCCGCCACCTTCCGCAACCGCAATACCCTCGACCGGATCGTCGCGAAGTACGGCTTCGCGGCGGCCCCGGGGCGGCGCCCCGGATGA
- a CDS encoding nuclear transport factor 2 family protein yields MPDDSNTITRLYQGLRTRDHALMARCYAPDATFGDPVFPDLRGAQVGAMWRMLCERATDLRVEASGIHASDGTGRAHWEAWYTYSGTGRMVHNVIDATFELRNGLIVRHRDRFDLYAWARQALGIKGLLLGWAPPVQGAIRAQAAAALARATARHAAG; encoded by the coding sequence ATGCCCGACGACTCCAACACGATCACCCGGCTCTACCAGGGCCTCCGCACGCGGGACCACGCGCTGATGGCGCGCTGCTACGCGCCCGACGCCACCTTCGGTGACCCGGTGTTCCCCGACCTGCGGGGCGCCCAGGTCGGTGCGATGTGGCGGATGCTCTGCGAACGGGCCACCGACCTGCGGGTGGAGGCGTCGGGCATCCACGCGTCGGATGGCACGGGGCGGGCCCACTGGGAGGCGTGGTACACCTACAGCGGCACCGGCCGGATGGTGCACAACGTCATCGACGCCACCTTTGAACTGCGCAACGGCCTGATCGTGCGGCACCGCGACCGGTTCGACCTCTACGCGTGGGCCCGGCAGGCACTCGGGATCAAGGGGCTGCTGCTGGGATGGGCGCCCCCGGTGCAGGGTGCCATCCGCGCGCAGGCCGCTGCCGCCCTGGCGCGTGCCACCGCGCGCCACGCGGCCGGCTGA
- a CDS encoding DNA-3-methyladenine glycosylase 2 family protein, whose protein sequence is MAQPPRRLTTAAVAAGARTLARRDPVLARLLARQGPPPLWGRQPGFPTLVRIILEQQVSLAAARTMYLRLHSRLGGVTPLTVHRSAVAGLRALGLTRQKAAYCHGLATRILDGALDLGAVARAPDAAGQQCLLAVPGLGPWSVSIYYLMALRRPDVWPPGDLALAVALQRVHGLSRLPTAAEQARRAEGWAPWRSVAARLLWQYYLETPRSPRG, encoded by the coding sequence ATGGCCCAGCCACCCCGCCGCCTCACGACCGCGGCCGTGGCCGCCGGCGCCCGGACGCTCGCGCGACGTGATCCGGTGCTCGCCCGGTTGCTGGCGCGGCAGGGGCCGCCACCGCTGTGGGGTCGCCAGCCGGGCTTCCCCACGCTGGTCCGGATCATCCTGGAGCAGCAGGTGTCGCTCGCGGCGGCGCGCACCATGTACCTCCGCCTGCACAGCCGCCTGGGTGGGGTCACCCCGCTCACGGTGCACCGCAGCGCCGTGGCCGGCCTTCGGGCGCTCGGGCTCACCCGGCAGAAGGCGGCGTATTGCCACGGGCTCGCCACCCGGATCCTCGATGGCGCGCTGGATCTCGGCGCGGTGGCCCGCGCCCCGGATGCGGCCGGGCAGCAGTGCCTGCTGGCGGTGCCGGGGCTCGGGCCGTGGAGCGTGTCGATCTACTACCTGATGGCGCTCCGGCGGCCCGACGTGTGGCCACCCGGCGACCTCGCGCTCGCGGTGGCCCTGCAGCGGGTGCACGGCCTCTCCCGGCTGCCGACGGCGGCGGAGCAGGCGCGCCGCGCAGAGGGGTGGGCGCCGTGGCGCTCGGTCGCGGCGCGCCTGCTCTGGCAGTACTATCTGGAGACCCCGCGCAGCCCGCGTGGATGA
- a CDS encoding YdeI/OmpD-associated family protein, translating into MNEAPRAFRSADALRRWLSREHQRATELVVRCYKVHAAHRGVTYAQALDEALCVGWIDGIRRGLDDDSYSVRLTPRKPRSIWSLVNVRHVERLTAAGRMRPAGVAAFEAREAARTGIYSFEQRPEAFGPALERQFRARRLAWRRFLERPPGYRRTCIHWVTSAKREATRLRRLEILMACSERGEKIPPLIP; encoded by the coding sequence GTGAACGAGGCACCCCGGGCGTTCCGCTCCGCGGACGCGCTCCGGCGCTGGCTGAGCCGGGAACACCAGCGCGCCACGGAGCTGGTGGTGCGGTGCTACAAGGTGCACGCCGCCCATCGCGGCGTGACCTATGCCCAGGCGCTCGACGAGGCCCTCTGCGTGGGGTGGATCGACGGGATCCGGCGGGGGCTCGACGACGACAGCTACTCGGTGCGCTTGACCCCGCGGAAGCCGCGCAGCATCTGGAGCCTGGTGAACGTGCGACATGTGGAGCGGCTCACCGCGGCGGGCCGGATGCGGCCCGCCGGGGTGGCGGCCTTCGAGGCGCGGGAGGCGGCACGCACGGGGATCTACTCGTTCGAGCAGCGGCCCGAGGCGTTCGGTCCGGCGCTGGAACGCCAGTTCCGGGCGCGGCGCCTGGCGTGGCGCCGCTTCCTCGAGCGACCGCCGGGGTATCGCCGCACCTGCATCCACTGGGTGACGAGCGCCAAGCGGGAGGCCACGCGGCTGCGACGGCTCGAGATCCTGATGGCCTGCTCGGAGCGGGGGGAGAAGATCCCGCCGCTCATCCCGTAA
- a CDS encoding DUF1579 family protein produces the protein MTMPQLTPAHRALERLIGHWLGEERIHPSPWAPAGATAQGTVFNRSALDGFAVVQDYAQARDGQVNFRGHGIFRWDQERGEYVLHWYDSSGQAPAEFRGPFLDGVLTLGAMHMQGHTRAIFDFRAADRYLYRMDVSPDGTQWHPFMEGTYLRQAAAR, from the coding sequence ATGACCATGCCGCAGCTCACCCCCGCCCACCGCGCCCTCGAGCGCCTTATCGGACACTGGCTGGGGGAGGAGCGGATCCATCCCTCGCCCTGGGCCCCCGCGGGGGCCACGGCGCAGGGCACCGTCTTCAACCGCAGCGCCCTCGACGGCTTCGCCGTGGTGCAGGACTACGCCCAGGCGCGGGACGGCCAGGTGAACTTCCGCGGCCACGGCATCTTCCGGTGGGACCAGGAACGCGGCGAGTACGTGCTGCACTGGTACGACTCCAGCGGCCAGGCGCCGGCGGAGTTCCGCGGCCCCTTCCTCGACGGCGTGCTGACCCTCGGCGCCATGCACATGCAGGGACACACCCGCGCCATCTTCGACTTCCGCGCCGCCGACCGGTACCTCTACCGGATGGACGTGTCGCCGGACGGCACCCAGTGGCACCCGTTCATGGAGGGGACCTACCTGCGGCAGGCCGCGGCACGGTGA
- a CDS encoding low affinity iron permease family protein: protein MPAPSHVSWFTRLAKSTSRLAGRPLSFALAAAVIAAWLLTGPLFGFSDTWQLVINTGTTIVTFLMVFLIQNTQNRDAEAVQIKLDELLRATAGAHNALLDLEELEERELDRIRATYTRLARQAREDLRSGAPDTGSPEPR from the coding sequence ATGCCCGCGCCGTCCCACGTCTCCTGGTTCACCCGCCTGGCCAAGTCCACCAGCCGCCTGGCGGGTCGGCCGCTGTCGTTTGCCCTGGCCGCCGCGGTCATCGCGGCGTGGCTCCTCACCGGGCCGCTGTTCGGCTTCAGCGACACCTGGCAGCTGGTCATCAATACCGGCACCACGATCGTGACGTTCCTGATGGTGTTCCTGATCCAGAACACCCAGAATCGCGACGCGGAGGCCGTGCAGATCAAGCTGGACGAGCTGCTCCGCGCCACGGCCGGCGCCCACAACGCGCTGCTCGACCTCGAGGAACTGGAGGAACGGGAGCTCGACCGGATCCGGGCCACCTACACCCGGCTGGCGCGGCAGGCGCGCGAGGACCTGCGGAGTGGCGCGCCGGACACGGGGAGTCCGGAACCCCGCTGA
- a CDS encoding CDP-alcohol phosphatidyltransferase family protein, whose product MPNALSLLRIGLAAGLLPAALLDRRDAFWTCLVAALLTDALDGFLARRLHASSDLGRRLDSLGDYVLLLALVPALVLLWPALMRREAAWFAVGVAAYFAPTAWSLLRWRRMPGLHTWASKALAVLMAMALPWMLLGGPALPVRLCCALQVAAAVEEFAILHLLPGYSGGMPSVVHARRHRAAP is encoded by the coding sequence GTGCCAAACGCCCTGAGCCTGCTGCGGATCGGGCTCGCCGCCGGGCTCCTGCCGGCGGCGCTGCTGGACCGCCGCGACGCCTTCTGGACGTGCCTGGTGGCGGCGCTGCTCACCGACGCACTCGACGGCTTCCTTGCCCGCCGGCTCCACGCCAGCAGCGACCTCGGCCGGCGGCTCGACAGCCTCGGGGACTACGTGCTGCTGCTGGCCCTGGTGCCGGCGCTCGTCCTGCTGTGGCCGGCGCTCATGCGGCGGGAGGCGGCGTGGTTCGCGGTGGGGGTGGCCGCGTACTTCGCCCCCACGGCCTGGTCGCTGCTGCGGTGGCGACGGATGCCTGGCCTGCACACCTGGGCCTCGAAGGCGCTGGCGGTGCTGATGGCGATGGCGCTGCCGTGGATGCTGCTGGGCGGGCCGGCGCTGCCAGTGCGGCTCTGCTGCGCGCTGCAGGTGGCCGCGGCCGTGGAGGAATTCGCGATCCTGCACCTGCTGCCCGGCTACAGCGGCGGCATGCCCAGCGTCGTCCATGCCCGGCGCCACCGGGCGGCGCCCTGA
- a CDS encoding GNAT family N-acetyltransferase, producing MPGAPVIVREATPADVAGLLPLLAALGYPASRAVLGERLAALATEDPTGRLLVADADGRLLGFATLHVTPVLHRATGVGRVTALAVLPEAQGRGVGRCLMEAAEAHFQALGLCRVEVTSGLTHLPAHEFYRRLGYADHGVRLAKPLPD from the coding sequence ATGCCGGGCGCGCCCGTCATCGTGCGAGAGGCCACGCCCGCGGACGTCGCGGGGCTGCTGCCGCTGCTGGCCGCGCTTGGCTACCCGGCGTCCCGCGCGGTGTTGGGGGAGCGCCTCGCGGCCCTGGCCACCGAGGATCCGACCGGCCGGCTGCTCGTGGCCGATGCGGATGGCCGGCTCCTCGGCTTCGCGACGCTGCACGTGACACCCGTGCTGCACCGTGCCACCGGCGTGGGTCGCGTCACCGCCCTCGCGGTGCTGCCCGAGGCCCAGGGCCGCGGCGTGGGCCGGTGCCTGATGGAGGCGGCCGAGGCGCACTTCCAGGCGCTCGGCCTGTGCCGGGTGGAGGTGACGAGCGGCCTCACGCACCTGCCGGCGCACGAGTTCTACCGGCGGCTCGGGTACGCCGACCACGGCGTGCGGCTCGCCAAGCCGCTGCCCGACTGA
- a CDS encoding VIT family protein has product MPHPEMHRTAHIGWMRAAVLGANDGLISTSSLVVGVAAAASTRAPVLLAATAGLAAGALSMAAGEYVSVSSQADTENADLTRERKELAAEPEHERRELAGFYEARGLTPELALQVADQLTAHDALGAHARDELGMSETTRARPIQAALASAAAFAVGAALPVILVLAVPLARLTPVVMGASLVLLALLGALAAQLGGAPRLRGALRVAFWGAVAMGVTALVGRLFGATAG; this is encoded by the coding sequence ATGCCGCACCCCGAGATGCACCGCACCGCCCACATCGGCTGGATGCGCGCCGCGGTGCTCGGCGCCAACGACGGCCTCATCTCCACCAGCAGCCTGGTCGTGGGCGTGGCGGCGGCGGCCAGCACCCGGGCCCCGGTGCTGCTCGCGGCCACCGCGGGGCTCGCGGCCGGGGCCCTCTCGATGGCCGCGGGGGAGTACGTGTCGGTGAGCTCCCAGGCCGACACCGAGAACGCGGACCTCACCCGCGAGCGGAAGGAACTGGCCGCCGAACCGGAGCACGAGCGGCGGGAGCTGGCCGGCTTCTACGAGGCCCGCGGCCTCACCCCGGAGCTGGCGTTGCAGGTGGCCGACCAGCTCACCGCCCACGATGCCCTGGGCGCGCATGCCCGCGACGAGCTCGGCATGTCGGAGACCACGCGCGCGCGGCCCATCCAGGCGGCGCTGGCCTCCGCGGCGGCCTTCGCGGTGGGGGCCGCGCTGCCGGTGATCCTGGTGCTCGCGGTGCCGCTCGCCCGGTTGACGCCGGTCGTCATGGGCGCATCGCTGGTGCTGCTCGCCCTGCTCGGGGCGCTTGCGGCACAGCTCGGGGGGGCGCCGCGCCTCCGTGGGGCCCTGCGCGTGGCCTTCTGGGGCGCGGTGGCAATGGGCGTCACCGCCCTGGTCGGCCGGCTGTTCGGCGCCACCGCCGGATGA
- the rlmJ gene encoding 23S rRNA (adenine(2030)-N(6))-methyltransferase RlmJ: MRIVGGALAGRELTAPNDFRVRPTAEPVRDTLLSALAADLPGARVLDLFAGTGALGLEALSRGADRADFVEFRPASLHALKANIVALRLTDRTRVFKRDAVPFAAALAADSYDITFADPPYESRVLDRIVEAWRAQRYSRVLAVEHAKGHRLPPGAFRRTFTDSAVTVYRR; this comes from the coding sequence ATGAGGATCGTGGGCGGCGCACTGGCGGGCCGGGAATTGACCGCGCCCAACGACTTCCGGGTGCGCCCCACGGCGGAACCGGTCCGCGACACCCTGCTCAGCGCGCTGGCGGCCGACCTGCCGGGCGCACGGGTGCTCGACCTCTTCGCCGGTACCGGGGCGCTCGGCCTCGAGGCGCTGTCGCGCGGGGCCGACCGGGCCGACTTCGTGGAGTTCCGTCCCGCGAGCCTGCACGCCCTCAAGGCGAACATCGTGGCGCTGCGGCTCACGGACCGGACCCGGGTGTTCAAGCGGGACGCGGTGCCCTTCGCGGCGGCGCTGGCGGCCGACAGCTACGACATCACCTTCGCCGACCCGCCCTACGAATCGCGGGTGCTGGACCGGATCGTGGAGGCCTGGCGCGCCCAGCGCTACAGCCGGGTCCTGGCGGTGGAGCACGCGAAGGGCCACCGCCTTCCCCCGGGCGCGTTCCGGCGGACGTTCACCGACAGCGCGGTCACGGTCTATCGTCGCTGA
- a CDS encoding DUF305 domain-containing protein has translation MSTRPRPVTALLLLALGCATPAPAPGPTPAPAPRIVGASPAALAQADSVRRSFTAADVAFMTGMIGHHAQAITMSHWAPTHGASPALLRLTERIINAQQDEIATMQTWLRDRQLPVPDPMVGHDMAMMGHAHDGMPMMPGMLTPAQMAELEAARGPAFDQLFLRYMIQHHRGALTMVETLFGSQGAGQEDLIFKLASDVHTDQVTEIARMERMLAELASAAPPAP, from the coding sequence ATGTCCACCCGCCCGCGCCCGGTGACCGCCCTGCTGCTGCTCGCGCTTGGGTGCGCGACGCCCGCGCCGGCCCCGGGGCCCACGCCCGCCCCGGCGCCGCGGATCGTCGGCGCGTCCCCGGCGGCGCTGGCCCAGGCCGACAGCGTCCGGCGCTCCTTCACCGCGGCGGACGTGGCGTTCATGACCGGGATGATCGGGCACCATGCGCAGGCGATCACGATGTCGCACTGGGCCCCGACCCATGGGGCGAGCCCGGCCCTGCTCCGGCTGACGGAGCGGATCATCAACGCGCAGCAGGACGAGATCGCGACGATGCAGACCTGGCTCCGCGACCGCCAGCTGCCGGTGCCGGACCCGATGGTGGGTCACGACATGGCCATGATGGGGCACGCGCATGACGGCATGCCGATGATGCCGGGCATGCTCACGCCGGCGCAGATGGCGGAGCTCGAGGCGGCGCGCGGGCCGGCCTTCGACCAGCTCTTCCTCCGCTACATGATCCAGCACCACCGGGGCGCGCTCACGATGGTGGAGACCCTGTTCGGGTCCCAGGGGGCGGGCCAGGAGGACCTGATCTTCAAGCTGGCCTCCGACGTGCACACCGACCAGGTCACCGAGATCGCGCGGATGGAGCGGATGCTGGCCGAGCTGGCCAGCGCCGCCCCGCCCGCTCCATGA
- a CDS encoding TerB family tellurite resistance protein → MLDAIRNLVTRKVLPPATGPRGGESVQLAACALLLELAHADGEFSAPERAHIEGSLARHFGLDAAGAAELLTLAEAARSASVDHFQFTRVIAAQYDLGQKMVLAEVMWGVILADGQLAEHEAYLVRKIANLLELEPGYLAQARRAAAPPT, encoded by the coding sequence ATGCTCGACGCCATCCGCAACCTGGTCACCCGCAAGGTCCTGCCCCCCGCCACCGGCCCGCGCGGCGGGGAGAGCGTGCAGCTGGCGGCCTGTGCCCTGCTGCTCGAGCTGGCGCACGCCGATGGCGAGTTCAGCGCGCCCGAGCGGGCGCACATCGAGGGCTCGCTGGCACGCCACTTCGGGCTCGACGCCGCGGGGGCCGCCGAGCTGCTGACCCTGGCCGAGGCGGCGCGCAGCGCGTCGGTGGACCACTTCCAGTTCACCCGGGTGATCGCCGCGCAGTACGACCTGGGGCAGAAGATGGTGCTGGCGGAGGTGATGTGGGGGGTGATCCTGGCCGACGGCCAGCTCGCGGAGCACGAGGCCTACCTGGTGCGGAAGATCGCCAACCTGCTGGAGCTCGAGCCCGGCTACCTGGCGCAGGCGCGCCGGGCCGCCGCCCCGCCGACATGA
- a CDS encoding hemolysin III family protein encodes MTGTADRPAVLPRRPQTRREELANALTHGSGLAASLVGLPVLVWAASRRGGPRELVACAVFAATLVLLYAASTLYHALPASRAKRILRVVDHTAIYLLIAGSYTPFTLGVLRGAWGWTLFGVVWGLAVVGILHKTLLGFRFPRLSTLMYLGMGWLAVVAAGPLARALPAGGLAWLVAGGLCYTIGVLWYVRDHLPYRHALWHLLVLAGSACHYTAVYRYATGPLR; translated from the coding sequence ATGACCGGTACCGCCGATCGTCCCGCCGTCCTGCCACGCCGCCCGCAAACCCGCCGGGAGGAGCTGGCGAATGCCCTGACCCACGGCTCCGGCCTGGCCGCGAGCCTGGTGGGGCTTCCGGTCCTGGTATGGGCGGCGAGCCGGCGCGGCGGGCCGCGGGAGCTGGTGGCCTGCGCCGTGTTCGCGGCCACCCTGGTGCTCCTCTACGCCGCCTCGACCCTGTATCACGCGCTCCCCGCCTCGCGGGCCAAGCGCATCCTCCGGGTGGTGGACCACACCGCCATCTACCTGCTCATCGCCGGCAGCTACACCCCGTTCACGCTCGGCGTGCTGCGGGGGGCGTGGGGGTGGACGCTGTTCGGGGTGGTGTGGGGGCTCGCCGTGGTCGGCATCCTGCACAAGACGCTGCTCGGGTTCCGCTTTCCCCGGCTCTCCACGCTCATGTACCTGGGCATGGGGTGGCTCGCGGTGGTGGCGGCCGGGCCGCTGGCGCGCGCGCTGCCGGCGGGCGGGCTCGCGTGGCTGGTGGCGGGCGGGCTGTGCTACACCATCGGCGTGCTCTGGTACGTGCGCGACCACCTGCCCTACCGCCACGCGCTGTGGCACCTGCTGGTGCTGGCGGGAAGCGCCTGCCACTACACCGCGGTGTACCGGTACGCCACGGGCCCGCTGCGCTGA
- a CDS encoding signal peptidase II encodes MPRLSKALRFWPVVGAVLLTDCATKAVAVRELSPAHVPHPVAGELLRFTLAYNTGGAMSLSLGPLTRPLLTVVALVALGALFTWYRRLAPDATGKLLALALLWAGAAGNLWDRVRSPRGVVDFIDVGLGGWRFWIFNVADVAITVGAVLLAVLLAREERPRPAG; translated from the coding sequence ATGCCACGGCTCTCCAAGGCCCTCCGTTTCTGGCCCGTCGTCGGGGCCGTCCTGCTGACCGACTGCGCCACCAAGGCGGTCGCGGTGCGCGAGCTCTCCCCGGCGCACGTGCCGCACCCGGTGGCGGGGGAGCTGCTCCGCTTCACCCTGGCCTACAACACCGGCGGGGCCATGAGCCTGAGCCTCGGCCCGCTGACGCGGCCGCTGCTCACGGTGGTGGCGCTGGTGGCGCTCGGGGCGCTGTTCACCTGGTACCGGCGGCTGGCTCCGGACGCCACCGGCAAGCTGCTGGCGCTCGCGCTGCTGTGGGCCGGGGCGGCCGGCAACCTGTGGGACCGGGTGCGCAGCCCGCGCGGCGTGGTGGACTTCATCGACGTGGGGCTGGGCGGCTGGCGCTTCTGGATCTTCAACGTGGCCGACGTGGCCATCACTGTCGGCGCGGTGCTGCTGGCCGTGCTGCTTGCCCGCGAGGAACGGCCCCGGCCGGCGGGCTGA
- a CDS encoding GNAT family N-acetyltransferase yields the protein MRVPHRPDVQIVAFRPELAPAFAALNLEWIERLFALEPADLAVLRDPAAAILAPGGAIFFALDGEAAVGTVAAIAASPGHFELAKMAVTPVYQGRGLGEALGRTVLHWAGEQGAETVFLLTNSRLTGAIRLYERLGFEHRPLPSHTEYARADVYMERALPAPHAGGAA from the coding sequence CTGCGCGTCCCGCACCGGCCTGACGTGCAGATCGTCGCCTTCCGCCCCGAGCTGGCGCCGGCGTTCGCGGCCCTCAACCTCGAGTGGATCGAGCGGCTGTTCGCGCTCGAGCCCGCCGACCTCGCGGTGCTGCGCGACCCCGCGGCGGCGATCCTCGCGCCCGGCGGCGCCATCTTCTTTGCGCTCGACGGCGAGGCCGCGGTGGGCACGGTCGCGGCCATCGCCGCGTCGCCGGGGCATTTCGAGCTCGCCAAGATGGCCGTGACACCGGTGTACCAGGGGCGCGGGCTCGGCGAGGCGCTGGGCCGCACCGTGCTGCACTGGGCGGGGGAGCAGGGCGCGGAGACTGTCTTCCTGTTGACCAACAGCCGGCTCACCGGCGCCATCCGGCTGTACGAGCGGCTGGGGTTCGAGCACCGGCCGCTGCCCAGTCACACCGAGTACGCCCGCGCCGACGTGTACATGGAGCGGGCCCTCCCGGCGCCCCACGCCGGCGGCGCCGCCTGA